Within Gambusia affinis linkage group LG01, SWU_Gaff_1.0, whole genome shotgun sequence, the genomic segment AGAAGAGGAGAAATCTCATAAAGAATCCAAGAGCAGAAGGTGAAAATTACCTTTACTTAACATTACACAGGAGGATTATTTccctgaaatgttttagaaaatccACAGATActcatcttttgttttgttagacGAATTCCGGGGTTGGAGAATCCTGGATAACggtggggatcagtggaaaaTAGAGGGATGTATGGTGCAACATTCAAATCCAGCAGTAAAGAAAAACTATGTGACCTCCTATGGGTGAGAATTCACCAGCAGTTTTTATGAGTCTGTATACAACTGAGGTTGTAATTACTAATTAAGTGAATACAATTTGTTGTCTGCAGACTCTGCAGAAAACAACAGTTGATTAATTTGATGGAAGAAGGTTACAGCCCATCATTTATGGATGAGTTCCAGCCGCACATATGGATATCCGACTGGTGAGAAATATGCATGTaaattatttagaatatttttttttctcaaagaaaaagaaaacttcagtTCATGGTTGTCCATTGTCAGGTATGCACCCCGCTGGGATTGTGGAAGCATCTATGAGATTTGTGTGCAGTTACTAAATGATGAGCAAGACATTCTCCAGGAATTTCGTCCTGAGCCCATTTCCTTTCCTCAGTGGAATGATCAGCAGTGGAATCAAGTATGTACATGTTACAATGATCAATGCAActgcagacaaaaataacttcttgTTACTGATgttatttcttctttcagaTGGTGCATGTCTTCAAGGACTATGGACCAGGAGTGAGATATGTCCGTTTTAGGCATGGTGGCAAAGACACACAGTTCTGGGCTGGATGGTATGGCATTCGTGTAACAGAAAGCTGTGTTGAAGTTTGTCCAGCATTGGACAGTTAGCTTATTGAAGAGACTGTTTGGAAGAcagctctgaatatttttgagtACTTGAGTTAGGAAAAATCTTTACCTTATGTCcttctaaacatttttccttcattctGTAATGTTCTGACAAAAAACATGTAAGTCAGGAAgatttttattctcatattatttccAGATgccaaatgtttaattattctgTTAAATTGCCCCTACACATGCCtcaaaataagtttaaattgTACAAAGACGCTTTGTTATGCTCATGTTgagttaatgttttataatttagtgAATTAAAAAGTCCGGCCTAACTTACTAAGACAACCAATGCAATATAAATCGTTGGAATTTCTTCATTCTGTTAAGGTATCTATCTTACCTGTTCTGGAAGACAACACCGCTAACTTAATTCCTCTTCTAAactaatttgcatatttattctttactgattgtttcatcttaaatgcGTTCATCTGCTGCTACGTACATGTTAGATGAATGTGTAGTCATGTTAAGATGCCTCCTATGTATGTGGTGTAATGACTTAATAATAACCTCAAACTTTGCACtttatatatttgcatattcttggtttgtaaaaaaaaaaaaaaaacttcctcatTTTATGCAGCCTATCcctttaaaatatactttaaatacttaaaattcgGCTATAATTTGAAATGATATATCTATTGTTAACATATTTCTGATGTGATGAATATTTTTACCACCTCCTTGTAAAACGTGGACCATAGTAGGGTAAGATGTCTACAATGTTAAcgttattatttttctaacttattcataattaaatttttcatggCAACACTGTCTGACAAATATgagataaaagataaaagcttccgattcaataaatgttttggcACAGACTCGTTGTGGTTATTGTACTTTTCCATAACATACGGATTCGAAACGgttgtattttttctgtcatgtgCATTATGAATTTCTCACTATCTTGAGCATCTTTAATTTGCTCTACTTTAAAAACTACAAGTATAGACATTTTAAACTTGGACTAGAATATTCCAACTTAGTAGCAGATGAACAAATGTCACCATGAGGTGAGGGAAGTCACTGGTAACGTATTGTTTATgcaatcagaaacattttttgcctCTCCAGTGTCACCAATTTTGATTGAGGTTGCAAATGTGGCTTACTGGATTTTTTAAGcacacaatatattttaatttattttcatatacaTAATTTCCTTTTGCAAATGCATAAGCACAAACTTTAAACTTCTATAACCGCTGGTGAATCCACCATAAACCGGAGGTGCGCTTTCATTTTGAAAGGAGACTATAAATGTAAAGGAGGGCACCGTAACGCCTTATGCCATCGCGCACGGCAAAATCGTGTGCAGGTTGGCTTTACTGTCTTTTCCGAAGAGGCGGCTATCTGTACCCGTGTAGATTAGGGCCCCTAACGTAAAAAAAGTTATGGAAGAAACCTTGCAAAAACTTTATATTATAGCGAAACATTTTTAGTGTTCAAGATGCTGCGCATGAACCGACTCATAGCTTACGAGAGAACGCAAAACGTATTGGTGGGAATGCAGAAACATGGGACGTACTGTATCTCAAAAGAATAAAACCCCCACTTCCCTAGGTGGCGCTCCCTAGCTCCGTACTACTGCATGAAGCTCATATCGAAACTGATCAAATCCCGGAATACAGCTGAGGAGTTGTCTGTAAAATGTaagctacatttttaaaaaatgtacatcttttcgcgtttattcttttttccttACTTTAGAGAGTTGTTTGCTTTTATCTCAAGCCTAACTGCACTTCCCTGTTTGTTACTGAGTGACACTTTCTCTTTTGAAGGGATCCGCTGCTCATTCATTATAGACAGACAGCTCTGTAGAAACACGTCAGGCTCGGATTTATCTCAGACATGAAGAGGACGTATTTAACCATGATGGGAACTGCATGGAGCGACTCTTCACCTTCGCCGAATCAGAGTTCTAGTGAACCTGTAAGTTTGTTTGAgtcactgaaacacacacagccacTCACCACAGCTCTGTATTCAAATTACTGATAACTGCGAAAAGGTACGAGGGGcatgaaaaaaaaccctcactttttatttctgagattaagTTCAGAATCTTCTTCGTTGGCCCTAGACGTCATCCGCAGATTTATCCGCACGAGGAAAAAGTCACGTTAAATCTTACgtcatgatttttaaaaataataaaatcataaatgtcTCAGTGTGTGAACCGAGACCAGTGAGAAATACTTTACTTTTAATAGAGGTATTCAAGGGACTTTTCCTTCCAGTTTATCTgtctgtggtgtgtgtgtgtatgtgtgtgtgggggggcgggggggaagGGGGCATGTATTTGCTGCATAGTGGAGACCCCTTTTCCTGACAAATATTACGTTGTGGGGACTCACTGCTCTTTGTGGGGACCAAAGCCTGGCCCCCACAGggagaaatgctgtttttgtgtcaagggttaggtttaggactaaagtttgaattgagttttggtgaGGGTGAGTCAATGttagtcaatggaaagtccctgCAAATATAGCGAGACAAACGTGTGTGCGTGCGCTGTGAATGTGTCACTGTAGAGGGGAACGATGTCCAGTAATCGGAATCTAAAGAAACCTCTGTTTAAGAGTCCACAACTCCTTTTTCCAGACAGCAGAGATAATATTCCAGTAACATGTTCTGGATGCTGCCAAGCAATTATAATCCGCcccattttattttgctgctccATTTTAAGTTGCTGTATGCTTAGAAAGTTGGGGTCTGAGCTTTGACCATTAAGAGATGCTtgaagtttctctttttctcactgTTCTTTGGTCCTGTTCTGCATCATGAAGTCGCCTTATAAATTGGAAGATTAAAAACTTGTAAAATGGAAGCTTATAATCACGTTAATTAAAAATAGGACAATACTAACACtgaaatacaacaacaaaaatacatacttatttatttaaagaagaaaatattaattattctAGCTGATGCTATAATGATACAGGACATTAACTATTAAGTGATAATGTTATGACATTTatgtattgttgttttaactttgaaataCTTTAGAAAACCTATACAATAAATACCCATTTTAGTGGACGGtttaaaggaaatgtgtttACTGCAAAAGCTTTACTGTGCTACTCTGTGCTATGTACAGCtgtagaaaattgtttttttctgggttttcaataaaataaatcttaaactCTAGAAGCAGCAAGATGTAAAATGTAATGgttctgaaaatgtaactttagtGTACCGAGACGGTAGTATATGATTACTGCTAAAAACCAGAAGAAagcttttttgactttttgcatttttcccctcttacagatttgtttttgcagttgaATAGTACAggttaaatgttgcatttaagtccaaaatgatttatctttgtcctaattttcttctttcattgtGATGTTTATAAACACTTACTATTTGGAGAGTGTTATGTGGACCTTTTGTATCCGCTGTATATGTTGTACCAAAAGATACGTTAATCGGAATTATAATAATGTACTTTTTTACACTTTCATAATTGAATTTAAGACATGTCAAGATAAAGTGACAAACTTTCAAAAAATAGGctttaaaatttatataaaaaagagaaagcatattataaataaagtaaataaatgcatCTTACTGAAACTTCCCAGATTTACTCTAGTATCACGCATTAGAACGTTTTAGGCATTTAAGACTATCTTAGCTGGAAAAAGTCAGCAATTGCTAAAGGTGgacattcattttctttacCTCCATGATGAagttatttcacagaaaaaaaaggagaaatgagaattactttttgtgtttttcttaaaggCTTTTATGTCATCGGTGCTAAAAATCTATATATCCTACAATCTAATGTCTATGGTTGAAATTgaacaaacaatacaaaaaaccatttttgtctcatcaggtCATCCCTCTTCCACTGGACATATTGGAAGAAATCTTCCTAAATTTGCCTCCCCAagatgtggtgtgtgtgtgtcgatTAGTGTGCCGCCAGTGGAAAGATCTGGCCGACAGCGAGTCTTTTTGGAGAGAGAGAAGTAGAAGAGAGGGATATTATCTCCGTGATCCTTCCAAAGTACCCAGCAACTGGAGGTTGTTTTACTTCTTGTGCAAGAAGAGGAGAAATCTCATAAAGAATCCAAGAGCAGAAGGTGAAAATTTCAATTTGTTTAATACTATACAGTAGAGTTACTTTCCTGCTACGTCTTAGAAAATCCACAGATActcatcttttgttttgttagatGAATTTCGGGGTTGGAGAATCCTTAAGAACGGTGGAGATAAGTGGAAAATAGAGGGATCTATGGTGAAACATTCAAATCCAGCAGTCCAGAAAAATTTTGTCACCTCCTATGAGTGAGAATTCACCAGCAGTTTTCACATGTTTATACAATTGAAGTTGTAATTACTAATTGAATACAATCTGTTGTCTGCAGATCGTGCACAAAAGAGCAGGTGATCAATTTGATGGAAGAAGGTTACAGCCCATCATTTATGGATGAGTTCCAGCCGTACATCCGGATATCCGACTGGTGAGAAATATGCATGTAAATTATTtaggatatttttttctcaaagaaaaagaaaacttcagtTCATGGTTGTCCATTGTCAGGTATGCACCCCGCTGGGATTGTGGAAGCATCTATAAGATTTGTGTGCAGTTACTAAATGATGAGCAAGACGTTCTCCAGGAATTTCGTCCTGAGCCCATTTCCTTTCCTCAGAGGAATGATCAGCAGTGGAATCAAGTATGTACATGTTACAATGATCAATGCAActgcagacaaaaataacttcttgTTACTGATgttatttcttctttcagaTGGTGCATGTCTTCAAGGACTATGGACCAGGAGTGAGATATGTCCGTTTTAAGCACGGTGGTAAAGACACAAAGTGGTGGGCTGGATGGTTTGGCATTCGTGTAACAGAAAGCTGTGTTGAAGTTTGCCCAGCATTGGACAACTAGCTCTTTGATGCAACTGTGTTAGGAAGACAGCTTAGATCTAAAATCTACTTCTTTGTAGATTTCCACATCTGTTCCACATTGTTAATTTTCTACCAACTGCTATGTCTTAAATGCAACCATCTGCTTTTTCTGACATGTTAGCTGAATATTTATTCACGTTATGATGCCTTTATGTGGTGTTATGAATAAAGAGAAACGTCAAACTTTGCTCTTTATGTAAATGCATATTCTTGGTTTGCAAATAACAGCCTAATTTTATGCAGCTGTCAAAGTGACGTCTATTTACACATAATGTTAattggaaataatttatttacagtattGTTGAAGTATTTGTCATTGGACAgtcatgaatatttttatggtgTTGGACCATAGTAAGTTTGTAAACACAGGTCTCTGCAATGTTAAACCTATTTACATGATGTGTAAATAGGTTTCATAAGTTCACGCAAGTACTTATGAAACCTACTTGTGTGTAAAGGATtcataatcacattttttgtgGCAACACCATATGACAAGCAGAGTGTTCATAAAGCTTCTGattcaataaaaggttttgctATATTGAACCGTTGTAGTCATTGTACTGTTTCCAAACACACCGATTCTCAAGTTTTTAGACAGTTGTAATTTTCCCCATTGTGTGTATTATGGTTAAAACTCAGTTTGCACATGTTAAGTATcacaaaacaatgtaaattTTGATTTAGTAAAACTGACCatttaaaagctatttttaatttatgctgCTAGTAAAGTCCTTTGAatatattgtgaaatatttaagtacAATTGAAACCAAGAGTTAACATACACTTaataaacacacttttttttttcttaccaccggaagttaaatcagactgaagttctcttgttttaggttggctagaattacttttaattatttagattttctaaatgccagaaatcgtatcaagaacatttttttttgttttatttttcgtaatattcaaattcagaagtttacatacatttcgTCAGTGTCGTGAATATTTTCAATCCCATCATGAATAATAAAGTGGTGGAAATGTGTCTCCGGAAACCGTCATACTAGAATCACatgtatacatttatttacatgtagGCCTATTAATGACCCCGGAGTATTTAGTGTGCATAAGTCACAACTAGGAGATGTGATAATCTTATCATCACTTGGTGGTTAAATATATCCtatgtataaatttaaaatgtaatctggTGGTCGGCGTCTACTTTAAATTAGTCTTAGAACAGGCACTGTAACGCACTGACGCACGTATTTATGAGGCGGAGTTAAAGAGGAGCTGAGCTCATGAGGAAAAACGCCCGGAAAGATATTCGCTTGGTGCTAAGTTACTTTAACTATATATAAACTCATCTGTAGGACGTAGGCTTGTATTTTACGTTTAGAGTGGTATTATACTGACGTAATAGCCACAAAAACGGTTTTCGTACGAAAGTCTCAAGTCCTGACGATTTATTCCAGATGAGACGAGCAAAGCGACAGTAACTATGGGTGAAGCGCTCAGCTCTAAATTACCGGTCAGACGGAATTCATCTTCTAATTCGGGATGGGATTCAACTAAGTAtgtaagtaaaacaaacataacacacacaacgttgaagtggaaatgtttttaggACAAATACAATTAGTAATGATCAGTGGCATAAGCTTGATAAAACAACGTGAAATAAAGACACgaggtctttttttcttcttttttttgcaatatctTTGTAATGAAAAATTTTCATCCCTTCATATTGCAGGTATTCCTCAAGAAACATGTTACTGATATCATGCAATTCAAATaccttttatatattttaagaaatagcatgttttatattattacCCCCGTCTTCAAAAATGACCCACATTCATTTCCTATGGAATTTAATgagaatttttgtttcttaccaGCTGTGACTGTCAGGAACGCATTTTTTGTGAACCATACACACTGAGTCCTAAGTGTCACCCctgaataataatattttacacagcaagaacatttacataattatctttatttttacctcacaaatgtgtgtgggcgtgtgtgtgtgtgtcaatcCTGAGTACTATGACAGTATTATTGTCACAAATCAGCCTATTAGCCTTCTTTTAAGTTGGCCAACACTAGATATCTGACCAAGCCAACTAACATTACTACTTATACTTTATTATGCATGTGTAttatttgtgtgtgcgtgtgtctgaCACCCTGG encodes:
- the LOC122839561 gene encoding F-box only protein 6-like, with the translated sequence MKRRTKAIMGTSYSVNSPSPIRSSGEPVIPLPLDILEEIFLNLPPQDVVCVCRLVCRQWKDVADSESFWRERSRREGYYLRDPSKVPSNWRLFYFLCKKRRNLIKNPRAEDEFRGWRILDNGGDQWKIEGCMVQHSNPAVKKNYVTSYGLCRKQQLINLMEEGYSPSFMDEFQPHIWISDWYAPRWDCGSIYEICVQLLNDEQDILQEFRPEPISFPQWNDQQWNQMVHVFKDYGPGVRYVRFRHGGKDTQFWAGWYGIRVTESCVEVCPALDS
- the LOC122839573 gene encoding F-box only protein 6-like; this encodes MKRTYLTMMGTAWSDSSPSPNQSSSEPVIPLPLDILEEIFLNLPPQDVVCVCRLVCRQWKDLADSESFWRERSRREGYYLRDPSKVPSNWRLFYFLCKKRRNLIKNPRAEDEFRGWRILKNGGDKWKIEGSMVKHSNPAVQKNFVTSYESCTKEQVINLMEEGYSPSFMDEFQPYIRISDWYAPRWDCGSIYKICVQLLNDEQDVLQEFRPEPISFPQRNDQQWNQMVHVFKDYGPGVRYVRFKHGGKDTKWWAGWFGIRVTESCVEVCPALDN